From the genome of Rubritalea squalenifaciens DSM 18772, one region includes:
- a CDS encoding PEP-CTERM sorting domain-containing protein — protein sequence MKNTMLLTVGSLLAASAIHVSAAVIVQDDFSGDSATDLNGTAADVGGTWTADTVYPWKADGSYDSTAFNDKSAFIALSGSLETGTIYTLTATVGSHTDSFFYLGLHDAAPSTSSRLQAQDNGIQMEWDAIGDTAANLHINAGTSESRPLTGAYNNTLSMVINTGSDLTTANVDFYSGASLVGSVTYDVTDLNHLVMGWEGGNGAVDIDSVTFSSQAVPEPSSTALIGLAGIGFILRRRR from the coding sequence ATGAAAAACACAATGCTCCTTACTGTTGGCTCGCTTCTCGCGGCGTCGGCAATACACGTATCGGCTGCAGTTATCGTACAAGATGACTTCAGTGGTGATTCCGCAACAGACCTTAATGGCACCGCCGCGGATGTGGGCGGTACCTGGACTGCAGATACAGTCTACCCTTGGAAAGCAGACGGTTCCTATGATAGCACCGCCTTCAATGATAAAAGTGCTTTTATCGCTCTCTCTGGCTCATTGGAAACAGGCACCATTTATACCCTGACGGCGACGGTAGGTAGTCACACCGATTCTTTCTTTTATCTTGGTCTGCATGATGCAGCTCCTTCTACTTCTTCCCGCCTTCAAGCTCAGGATAATGGTATTCAAATGGAGTGGGACGCTATCGGCGACACTGCAGCGAACCTGCACATCAATGCTGGGACATCAGAGTCACGCCCTTTGACAGGAGCTTACAACAATACACTGTCCATGGTGATCAACACAGGGTCAGATCTAACAACTGCGAATGTGGATTTCTATTCCGGAGCGAGCTTGGTTGGTAGCGTTACTTATGACGTGACTGACCTTAACCATCTCGTGATGGGATGGGAAGGTGGCAATGGAGCTGTAGATATCGACTCTGTAACTTTCTCCTCACAGGCAGTTCCTGAGCCGTCCAGCACCGCTCTTATCGGTCTTGCAGGCATCGGATTCATTCTGCGCAGACGCCGTTAA
- a CDS encoding PEP-CTERM sorting domain-containing protein (PEP-CTERM proteins occur, often in large numbers, in the proteomes of bacteria that also encode an exosortase, a predicted intramembrane cysteine proteinase. The presence of a PEP-CTERM domain at a protein's C-terminus predicts cleavage within the sorting domain, followed by covalent anchoring to some some component of the (usually Gram-negative) cell surface. Many PEP-CTERM proteins exhibit an unusual sequence composition that includes large numbers of potential glycosylation sites. Expression of one such protein has been shown restore the ability of a bacterium to form floc, a type of biofilm.): MWKATNKLSLAACIASAGALTVTGYSATLTWDAGGSDGIWQTAGNWDSDTVPATNDDVIINNGDTVTYSPGDDLKVEGGGSVTVSGGSTLTQSTSHWAQVNGGQFTLNNSALNFTHANNKLVLGLTTSSSATFVATNSTVSLAGELWLGHNNNTGNQVISMDLTNSSIDANGVVGIWFWDTDASGNDFTLNINGGGTTIEGRVGRRNSVSGQENDVSWETLWNEGILTYIGSNDGEFADYFITSGTPGTTGYVLTSVPEPSSTALIGLAGVGFILRRRR, translated from the coding sequence ATGTGGAAAGCAACTAACAAACTCTCCCTCGCTGCTTGCATCGCTTCCGCTGGGGCCCTGACAGTGACTGGTTATTCAGCAACCCTGACTTGGGATGCTGGCGGTTCTGATGGTATTTGGCAGACTGCCGGTAACTGGGACAGTGATACGGTGCCGGCTACCAATGATGATGTGATCATCAATAATGGTGATACTGTCACCTACTCTCCAGGCGATGACCTGAAGGTTGAGGGTGGCGGAAGTGTGACCGTAAGCGGTGGCTCTACCCTCACTCAAAGCACCTCTCACTGGGCTCAAGTCAATGGCGGTCAGTTTACCCTCAATAATTCTGCACTGAATTTCACCCATGCGAACAACAAGCTGGTGCTTGGTCTGACCACTTCCAGTTCAGCGACGTTCGTGGCTACTAACAGTACTGTCAGTCTCGCAGGTGAACTCTGGCTGGGCCATAACAATAATACTGGAAACCAGGTGATCAGCATGGATCTCACCAACTCATCCATCGATGCCAATGGTGTCGTGGGGATTTGGTTCTGGGATACCGATGCATCAGGTAATGATTTTACGCTGAATATCAATGGTGGTGGGACCACGATCGAAGGTCGTGTGGGCCGCCGCAATTCAGTGAGTGGTCAGGAGAACGATGTTTCCTGGGAGACTCTCTGGAACGAAGGTATTCTTACCTATATTGGAAGTAATGACGGTGAGTTCGCCGACTACTTCATCACCAGTGGCACGCCTGGAACCACAGGTTACGTGCTTACCTCTGTGCCTGAGCCATCCAGTACCGCTCTGATCGGCCTTGCTGGTGTTGGTTTCATCTTGCGCAGACGTCGCTAG
- a CDS encoding SUMF1/EgtB/PvdO family nonheme iron enzyme codes for MVPEDQRLTPGMQIGDYLLEEIAFEGAATRTWVARQVSVNRPVIIDSLNREHQQDDDIVSEFLADVRAKARVDHPFIGSVYEAIREGRLCFFAREALSGETLEEMIESGQQLAPEHIAHILRQISEANLYLEKHNVASLPLESNQVYVSEGYLTRIVNMAVGGDRDHSISTQEKHLLGSALLELLEKDKPGSTRTKSLLSYMTDLERDIPITWEQIRDLSEGIERQLTTPDEPLALEQSTVKLRKNDTSKKLVLFTGIGIGAAALIIIASLFINRPDRPKERILNEAVEIPSGNYPTHDGGKNQLRSFWIDAHEVTIGEYAEFLALMDQLTPSQQENFQHEDQPESKESHKPDDWDNLLAAARKGMNWNGRKVTLNCPVVGVDWWDAYAFAEQAGRRLPTQEEWYAALSSSKTPLKEIKASPWGPVDQSDEDLTANKIHGMAGNVSEWTRKLAKNPAYPTKPKMVVLCGGSFLKPGSTATSREWLDPSTSDLTDPRDLRRPDLGFRTIGDTAPSE; via the coding sequence GTGGTACCAGAAGATCAACGCCTCACACCAGGCATGCAAATCGGCGATTACTTGTTAGAAGAAATCGCCTTTGAAGGAGCTGCGACCCGCACCTGGGTCGCTAGACAGGTTTCCGTAAACCGACCTGTTATCATCGACAGTTTGAACAGGGAGCATCAGCAGGACGATGACATTGTTTCTGAATTTTTGGCGGACGTAAGAGCCAAGGCCCGAGTGGACCACCCATTCATCGGCTCCGTCTATGAAGCCATACGTGAGGGTAGGCTCTGCTTCTTTGCCCGCGAAGCACTCTCTGGCGAAACCCTGGAAGAGATGATCGAGAGCGGCCAGCAACTTGCCCCCGAACACATTGCTCACATTCTACGCCAGATCTCAGAAGCAAACCTCTACCTGGAAAAGCACAACGTGGCCTCTCTCCCACTAGAGAGCAACCAAGTGTATGTGAGCGAAGGCTACCTGACACGCATTGTCAACATGGCGGTCGGCGGAGACAGGGATCACAGCATCTCCACCCAGGAAAAGCACCTTCTGGGCAGCGCCTTGCTTGAACTTCTGGAGAAAGACAAACCAGGCTCCACACGCACCAAGTCCCTTCTCTCATACATGACCGACTTGGAAAGGGACATCCCGATTACCTGGGAGCAAATCAGAGACCTCTCGGAAGGCATCGAGCGGCAACTGACGACTCCGGACGAGCCCTTGGCTCTGGAGCAATCCACAGTCAAACTGAGAAAGAATGACACCAGTAAGAAGCTCGTTCTGTTCACGGGAATCGGTATCGGTGCAGCAGCCTTGATCATCATTGCCTCACTCTTTATCAACAGACCAGACCGCCCCAAGGAGCGCATTCTCAATGAAGCTGTAGAAATCCCCAGCGGAAACTATCCGACTCATGATGGCGGCAAGAACCAGCTGCGCAGCTTCTGGATAGACGCCCACGAGGTTACTATCGGCGAGTATGCCGAGTTTCTGGCCCTGATGGACCAGCTTACCCCCTCCCAGCAGGAAAATTTCCAGCACGAAGATCAGCCGGAGAGCAAAGAATCACACAAACCTGACGACTGGGACAACCTGCTTGCAGCAGCACGCAAGGGCATGAACTGGAACGGCAGGAAAGTCACCTTGAACTGCCCGGTCGTCGGGGTGGACTGGTGGGATGCCTATGCCTTTGCGGAGCAAGCCGGCAGACGCCTGCCCACCCAGGAGGAATGGTATGCGGCTCTGAGCAGCTCAAAGACTCCACTCAAGGAAATCAAAGCCTCACCTTGGGGACCAGTCGACCAGTCAGATGAAGACCTGACGGCTAATAAAATACACGGGATGGCAGGTAATGTCTCGGAATGGACTCGAAAACTTGCTAAAAACCCAGCCTATCCTACAAAACCAAAGATGGTCGTATTGTGTGGCGGCAGCTTTCTCAAACCGGGTTCTACCGCCACATCACGTGAATGGCTCGATCCCTCTACTAGTGATCTGACTGACCCACGTGACCTACGCAGACCAGATCTAGGGTTCAGAACCATCGGAGATACGGCTCCGAGCGAATAA
- a CDS encoding tetratricopeptide repeat protein — MGDITPTSLIKKRHTFGITCATFAAIGFAELMALGVAIALRAGETRIVEKIIPGDPIIVSIPTVRAQPEIKEVEVAGDGASISEKYAGDFTPTIKDPNIPVHPPISPQNRSGDPDHFTPQVDNAKVAEILREAHGLHINGDMMRAILKLEEAENIDPNEPAVYYQKAELFEDMGHWQKAGDNYQKLFDMGPEIGSYYAQASLKLSRGFGPERDIQGLMVLGNFIPRIAEDKLNAKLPIPVRALQDKDIDPDKVDIRVHIYDIVDGKKIEPVPPARAKNITTRWLNPPVDWKDQAEEVLECEYVIPPLAIADTHLFGNRKYFGHVIELYYKGELLDQQASPRRLHAIHAKQNQVPGMDLNWPSDFDLEEPLPNINPDNPLLPPLPRK; from the coding sequence ATGGGAGATATTACACCTACATCCCTGATCAAAAAAAGACACACCTTCGGTATCACCTGCGCCACTTTTGCCGCGATCGGCTTTGCGGAGCTGATGGCCCTCGGCGTGGCGATAGCTTTGCGCGCAGGTGAAACGCGCATCGTGGAAAAAATCATCCCGGGTGACCCCATCATTGTCTCCATTCCGACCGTGCGGGCACAACCAGAAATCAAGGAAGTGGAGGTAGCCGGAGACGGAGCCTCGATCTCTGAAAAATACGCTGGAGATTTCACCCCCACCATCAAAGACCCCAACATTCCCGTCCACCCACCGATCTCACCTCAGAACCGCAGCGGAGATCCTGATCACTTCACCCCTCAGGTAGACAATGCCAAGGTAGCAGAAATTCTCCGTGAAGCTCACGGCCTGCATATCAATGGTGATATGATGCGCGCCATCCTCAAACTCGAGGAAGCTGAGAATATCGACCCGAATGAGCCAGCCGTTTACTACCAAAAAGCTGAGCTCTTCGAGGACATGGGCCACTGGCAGAAAGCCGGCGACAATTACCAGAAACTTTTCGATATGGGGCCCGAGATCGGCTCCTACTACGCCCAAGCTTCACTCAAGCTTTCCCGCGGCTTTGGCCCAGAGCGTGACATCCAAGGCCTGATGGTGCTCGGCAACTTTATCCCACGTATTGCAGAGGATAAACTCAACGCCAAGCTACCGATCCCAGTCCGGGCTCTTCAAGATAAAGACATCGATCCAGACAAGGTGGACATCCGCGTCCACATCTACGATATCGTGGATGGCAAAAAGATCGAACCCGTACCTCCTGCTAGAGCCAAGAACATCACTACTCGCTGGCTCAACCCTCCCGTTGACTGGAAAGATCAGGCCGAAGAGGTGCTGGAATGCGAATACGTCATTCCTCCTCTTGCGATTGCCGACACCCACCTCTTCGGCAACAGGAAATATTTTGGCCACGTCATCGAGCTTTACTACAAAGGTGAATTGTTAGACCAACAAGCATCACCTCGCCGCCTGCACGCGATCCATGCCAAGCAGAACCAAGTCCCCGGAATGGATCTCAACTGGCCATCAGACTTTGATTTGGAAGAACCCTTGCCGAACATCAATCCTGACAACCCACTCCTTCCCCCCTTACCCCGCAAATAA
- a CDS encoding cryptochrome/photolyase family protein codes for MSKPTTIVWFRRDFRLQDNPAWNHAVETGGDIIPLYIHSPKEDGKWARGGASNWWLHHALADLSEQLDKLGYSLFIHKADKAHEALTKAIKDSQAEAICWNRCYEPASVDRDTKIKKALSEDGFTVETFNGNLLFDPLKIASKSDTPYKVFTPFWKHCAAMDIKQPETAKARKAKDSRSRKLKGDSLDSLALLPDIPWDKEMQAFWDPKRKGGEKLLQEAITKAPGYQDHRDIPAEDATSRLSPYLHFGQISPAEFHAEVLRNCQDKDAAHKGILRQLFWREFSAHLLFHFPHTSDQPLREEYNNFPWKIDPAIVRKWQKGQTGYPIVDAGMRQLWATGWMHNRVRMIVASLLVKHLLQPWQEGAHWFWDTLVDADLPNNTMGWQWTAGSGADASPYFRVFNPIIQGKKFDPEGEYVKRWVPELKNVPAEYIHCPWEMEPLELQSAGITLGKDYPEPIISHEKGRQQALDAYQSFKDSQEN; via the coding sequence ATGAGTAAGCCCACCACCATCGTTTGGTTTCGCCGAGACTTCCGCTTGCAAGACAACCCCGCCTGGAACCACGCTGTAGAAACCGGAGGAGACATCATCCCCCTCTACATCCACAGCCCGAAAGAAGACGGCAAGTGGGCACGCGGTGGTGCATCCAATTGGTGGCTTCACCACGCTCTGGCCGACCTCTCCGAACAACTCGACAAGCTGGGTTACTCACTATTTATTCACAAAGCGGACAAAGCCCACGAAGCTCTCACAAAAGCCATCAAAGACAGCCAAGCTGAAGCTATCTGCTGGAACCGTTGCTACGAGCCAGCGTCCGTGGACCGTGATACCAAGATCAAAAAAGCTCTCAGCGAAGACGGCTTCACCGTGGAGACTTTTAACGGCAACCTCCTCTTCGATCCGCTGAAAATTGCCAGTAAGTCCGATACCCCCTACAAGGTGTTCACCCCATTCTGGAAGCACTGCGCTGCGATGGATATCAAGCAGCCCGAAACAGCCAAGGCCCGCAAAGCCAAGGATTCCCGATCCAGAAAGCTCAAGGGCGATTCCCTCGACAGTCTCGCCCTCCTGCCGGACATTCCCTGGGACAAGGAGATGCAGGCCTTCTGGGACCCCAAACGTAAGGGAGGCGAGAAACTCCTCCAAGAGGCTATCACCAAGGCACCCGGCTACCAGGATCACCGGGACATCCCGGCCGAAGACGCCACCAGCCGCCTTTCCCCCTACCTCCACTTCGGCCAGATCAGTCCCGCTGAGTTTCACGCCGAAGTCCTGAGGAACTGCCAGGACAAGGACGCTGCCCACAAGGGCATCCTTCGCCAACTCTTCTGGCGGGAGTTCTCAGCCCACCTTCTCTTCCATTTCCCGCACACCAGCGACCAGCCACTCCGCGAGGAATACAACAATTTCCCCTGGAAGATTGATCCAGCCATCGTCCGCAAATGGCAAAAAGGCCAGACTGGCTACCCGATCGTGGATGCCGGCATGCGCCAGCTCTGGGCCACTGGCTGGATGCACAACCGAGTCCGCATGATCGTAGCCTCCCTACTGGTGAAACACCTTCTCCAGCCCTGGCAAGAAGGGGCCCACTGGTTCTGGGACACACTGGTAGACGCTGACCTGCCGAACAACACCATGGGCTGGCAATGGACCGCCGGCTCCGGTGCCGATGCCTCACCCTACTTCCGCGTCTTCAACCCCATCATCCAGGGCAAAAAGTTTGATCCGGAGGGCGAATACGTGAAACGCTGGGTGCCCGAGCTTAAGAATGTCCCCGCAGAGTACATCCACTGTCCGTGGGAGATGGAACCACTTGAGCTTCAATCTGCGGGAATCACCCTTGGCAAAGACTACCCCGAGCCGATCATTTCCCACGAAAAAGGCCGCCAGCAGGCTCTCGATGCCTACCAGAGCTTCAAAGATTCCCAGGAAAACTAG
- a CDS encoding glycosyltransferase: MLLILPIFAILLPAALIMVMGKPRFLREIPQPQKHAETPPSISIIVPARNEEDNIPKLLESFHSEKQFIHETIIVDDESTDATKSLSEQGGAKVITSEPLPEDWKGKPWACLQGAVAAEGEWLLFLDSDVRLHPGAMRKITDLIENGDTNTAYSIYPYHAIEKPYEELSAYFNSLMVAGVGAFGCFELDGRDPALFGQCLLIPKRLYLLIDGHAAVKDKVLENFHLAKHLKEAHGRCLCYLGEGLISMRMFPKGYKELWNSWKKGFASGAAHTDINALIFSSAWVAGGMFSVISMLIGLTPLGTPAFVIFTIMSYVSNVIAAYWAFQIAGRFSMWNAALFPISLLFYQVLFAKSVIDRKKGIKTTWKGRPVD; the protein is encoded by the coding sequence ATGCTTCTCATTCTTCCCATTTTCGCGATCTTGCTGCCAGCAGCCCTCATCATGGTGATGGGTAAGCCACGGTTCCTACGAGAGATCCCGCAGCCACAGAAGCATGCCGAGACTCCGCCCAGCATTTCCATCATTGTCCCTGCACGCAATGAAGAAGACAACATTCCAAAACTGTTAGAATCATTCCACTCGGAAAAACAGTTCATTCACGAAACGATCATCGTCGATGATGAGTCGACAGACGCCACCAAATCGCTCTCTGAGCAAGGCGGGGCCAAAGTGATCACCTCCGAACCACTCCCAGAAGACTGGAAAGGCAAGCCCTGGGCCTGCCTGCAAGGAGCTGTAGCCGCCGAGGGAGAATGGCTACTTTTCCTGGACTCGGACGTCCGCCTTCATCCCGGGGCAATGCGCAAGATTACCGACCTGATCGAAAATGGAGACACCAACACCGCCTACTCGATCTACCCCTATCATGCCATTGAGAAGCCTTACGAGGAACTCTCGGCCTACTTCAACTCACTGATGGTGGCCGGGGTGGGGGCCTTTGGCTGCTTCGAACTCGATGGCCGCGACCCGGCACTCTTTGGCCAGTGTTTGCTGATTCCGAAACGCCTCTACCTTCTCATCGACGGCCATGCCGCCGTGAAAGACAAAGTGCTGGAAAACTTCCACCTGGCCAAGCACCTCAAAGAAGCTCATGGCCGCTGCCTTTGCTATCTCGGCGAAGGGCTGATCAGCATGCGCATGTTCCCTAAGGGATACAAAGAACTGTGGAATAGCTGGAAGAAAGGCTTTGCCTCCGGCGCTGCCCATACAGACATCAATGCCCTGATATTTTCCTCTGCCTGGGTGGCTGGCGGCATGTTCAGCGTTATCTCGATGCTTATCGGTCTCACCCCACTAGGCACCCCTGCTTTTGTGATCTTCACGATCATGAGCTACGTCTCCAATGTAATCGCCGCCTACTGGGCCTTCCAGATCGCCGGGAGATTCAGCATGTGGAACGCCGCACTCTTCCCCATCTCTCTGCTTTTCTATCAGGTTCTCTTCGCGAAATCCGTGATCGACAGAAAGAAGGGAATCAAGACCACCTGGAAAGGAAGGCCCGTGGACTAA
- a CDS encoding phytoene desaturase family protein, with amino-acid sequence MQPPRVSIIGAGLGGLSAAISLKAAGYQVEVFEKNERIGGKLNVLEKDGFTFDLGPSIFTLPQFFQDLFKRAGKNMDDYVQLDPVTPHWRNFFENHPTIDLYQEPELMKAELAKLQGDPEKHWQELQGFLDYAREQYQIVDDGYFREGLDTLWEFLWHYRKELFSGKIDYKPSMAESIATRISDPKMRLILEYFIKYVGSSALDAPGYMNLMPIIQFDYGLWYVRGGMYNLARGLGKLMEEMEIPVHLGADVSSIEKNGKSVKGLHLADGSYQESDIIVSNMEVIPCYKHLLGEEKSFTNKLEKFAPACSGIVLHIGTNKIHEQLAHHNFFYSENQHKHFETVFHKKQLPDDPTLYVVAPTRTDPSKAPDGCDNIKILPHIPPIEEGSGITHEDYVALKERCIDKMERCGITGLRESIITEDLLTPVDIQRMYRSNQGSIYGVVTDWKKNYGFKAPKTSSRYNNLYFTGGSTNPGGGMPMVILSGQKCADRIIKRHPLS; translated from the coding sequence ATGCAGCCACCTCGTGTTTCTATCATCGGCGCCGGACTGGGCGGTCTATCAGCGGCTATCTCGCTCAAGGCAGCTGGTTACCAAGTCGAAGTATTTGAGAAAAATGAACGCATTGGTGGCAAACTCAATGTGTTGGAGAAAGACGGCTTCACCTTTGACCTAGGTCCCTCCATCTTCACCCTGCCGCAATTTTTCCAAGATCTGTTCAAACGTGCCGGCAAGAACATGGACGACTACGTCCAGCTCGACCCCGTCACCCCCCACTGGCGCAACTTCTTTGAAAACCACCCCACCATCGACCTCTATCAGGAACCTGAACTGATGAAGGCCGAGCTGGCAAAGCTACAGGGAGACCCGGAAAAACACTGGCAGGAGCTTCAGGGCTTTCTCGACTACGCACGCGAGCAATACCAGATCGTTGATGACGGCTATTTCCGCGAAGGGCTGGACACGCTCTGGGAATTCCTCTGGCACTACCGGAAAGAACTCTTCTCAGGCAAGATCGACTACAAGCCCAGCATGGCGGAATCCATCGCCACCCGTATCAGCGACCCAAAGATGCGCCTGATCCTGGAGTATTTTATCAAGTACGTCGGCTCCTCAGCTCTGGATGCTCCCGGCTACATGAACCTGATGCCCATCATCCAGTTTGATTACGGCCTCTGGTACGTCCGTGGCGGCATGTATAATCTGGCTCGCGGTCTCGGCAAACTGATGGAGGAAATGGAAATCCCTGTCCACCTAGGTGCTGATGTCAGCTCCATCGAAAAGAACGGCAAATCCGTCAAAGGCCTGCATCTCGCTGATGGTTCCTATCAGGAGAGCGACATCATCGTCAGCAACATGGAAGTCATCCCCTGCTACAAGCACTTGTTAGGAGAGGAGAAAAGCTTCACCAACAAGCTCGAAAAATTCGCGCCCGCCTGCTCGGGAATCGTACTGCACATTGGCACCAACAAGATCCACGAGCAACTGGCTCACCACAACTTCTTTTACTCGGAGAACCAGCACAAGCACTTCGAGACCGTTTTCCACAAGAAGCAACTGCCAGACGACCCGACCCTCTATGTGGTAGCGCCTACCCGCACAGACCCGAGCAAAGCTCCCGATGGCTGTGATAACATCAAGATCCTCCCGCACATCCCACCTATCGAGGAGGGTTCGGGCATCACTCACGAGGACTACGTAGCACTCAAAGAGCGCTGCATCGACAAGATGGAACGCTGCGGCATCACCGGCCTACGTGAGAGCATCATCACCGAAGACCTCCTCACCCCTGTCGATATCCAGCGCATGTACAGGTCAAATCAAGGATCCATCTATGGCGTGGTCACAGACTGGAAAAAGAACTACGGTTTCAAGGCCCCAAAGACCAGCAGCCGCTACAACAACCTCTACTTCACTGGGGGCAGCACCAATCCCGGCGGGGGCATGCCCATGGTCATTCTCTCCGGACAAAAGTGTGCCGACCGCATCATCAAGCGCCACCCTCTTTCCTGA
- a CDS encoding aldehyde dehydrogenase family protein: MSVVPNHPPLGELIGKQKQALAAGELRSLEVRRNYLLRLEKCLMKYQERMIEALDKDLGKPEAEAYLAEYHFLLQEIRLVRSKLSAWLSPERVGSPLYFHPCRSEVLREPYGCALIIAPWNYPFQLAMAPLISAVAAGNTVVLKPSEISTHSEALIGEIISEVFPPETVSVVTGGAEVAGALLEEKWDFIFFTGSTGVGRLVAKKAAEHLTPCVLELGGKCPCVVDSRADLKVAAGRILAGKFFNGGQTCFAPDFVAVHHDVKEELLEAMQCELEAVPWHEEMATVINKRHYDRLRGLLDGVEEARIIQSGADDEEKLRLAPRVVKEVAWEDALMKEEIFGPVLPVISYEGDDELINRLQQLEDPLALYLFTEDEAFVKKVMQAKRSGGVCVNDTLKQSSNLELPFGGVGDSGYGRYRGKHGVYAFCYERAVARRGKLGAGLMDIKPPYDKVFKWLKRVMR, translated from the coding sequence ATGTCAGTCGTTCCGAATCATCCGCCTCTTGGCGAACTTATAGGCAAACAGAAACAAGCGCTAGCAGCAGGTGAGTTGCGTTCCCTGGAGGTGCGGAGAAATTATCTTCTGAGGCTGGAGAAATGCCTGATGAAGTATCAGGAGAGGATGATAGAGGCCTTGGACAAGGATTTGGGAAAGCCGGAGGCGGAGGCTTATCTGGCGGAGTATCATTTTCTCCTGCAAGAAATTCGGCTGGTGAGATCGAAGCTCTCGGCTTGGCTCAGCCCAGAACGGGTGGGAAGTCCGCTGTATTTTCATCCTTGTAGGAGTGAGGTCCTGCGTGAGCCCTATGGTTGCGCGCTAATCATCGCGCCCTGGAATTACCCGTTCCAGCTGGCCATGGCTCCGCTGATTTCAGCCGTAGCTGCGGGGAACACCGTGGTGCTAAAGCCCTCTGAGATCAGTACACATAGTGAGGCTTTGATCGGAGAAATTATCAGCGAGGTGTTTCCTCCTGAAACCGTGAGTGTAGTGACAGGAGGCGCTGAGGTGGCAGGTGCTCTGCTAGAGGAAAAGTGGGATTTCATCTTCTTTACTGGCAGTACCGGGGTGGGAAGATTGGTGGCCAAAAAGGCGGCTGAGCATCTGACTCCCTGTGTTTTAGAGCTTGGTGGAAAGTGTCCTTGTGTTGTGGATAGTAGGGCGGATCTCAAGGTGGCTGCTGGTAGGATTTTAGCTGGCAAGTTCTTCAATGGAGGGCAGACCTGTTTTGCTCCGGACTTTGTAGCGGTGCATCACGATGTGAAAGAGGAGCTGCTGGAGGCGATGCAGTGCGAGTTAGAGGCAGTGCCTTGGCATGAAGAAATGGCGACAGTCATTAACAAGCGCCATTATGATCGTCTACGTGGCTTGCTGGATGGGGTGGAGGAGGCTCGCATCATTCAGAGCGGGGCGGACGATGAAGAGAAGTTAAGGCTGGCTCCCAGAGTCGTGAAGGAGGTGGCTTGGGAAGACGCCTTGATGAAAGAGGAAATCTTTGGACCCGTTTTGCCTGTCATTTCCTACGAGGGAGATGATGAGTTGATCAATAGACTTCAGCAGCTCGAGGATCCTCTCGCGCTTTATCTCTTCACGGAGGATGAGGCTTTTGTGAAGAAAGTCATGCAGGCGAAGCGCTCTGGAGGAGTGTGTGTGAATGATACGCTGAAGCAATCCTCTAACCTAGAGCTACCGTTTGGCGGTGTGGGTGATAGTGGTTACGGGCGCTATCGCGGGAAACACGGAGTCTATGCCTTTTGTTACGAGCGGGCGGTTGCTCGACGAGGTAAGCTGGGTGCGGGGCTCATGGATATCAAGCCCCCCTACGATAAGGTCTTCAAGTGGTTGAAGCGCGTTATGCGTTGA
- a CDS encoding SRPBCC family protein, which translates to MYHLHREQQLNCTPDEAWEFFSNPKNLDKLTPDAVGFKITHCQSEHMHEGQIIAYKVKVAPLIWVTWVTEITQVADKKHFIDDQRVGPYALWHHTHRFEENDQGVYMIDDVNYALPLGPIGRIAHALYVKKQLQHIFDERYRLAEEIFNA; encoded by the coding sequence ATGTATCACCTACATCGCGAACAACAGCTCAACTGCACACCGGACGAGGCCTGGGAATTTTTCTCAAACCCCAAGAACCTCGACAAACTCACTCCGGATGCCGTCGGCTTCAAGATCACGCATTGCCAGTCCGAGCATATGCACGAAGGCCAGATCATTGCCTACAAAGTCAAAGTAGCTCCACTCATCTGGGTGACCTGGGTCACTGAGATCACTCAGGTCGCAGACAAGAAACACTTCATCGATGACCAACGCGTAGGCCCCTATGCCCTCTGGCACCACACCCACCGTTTCGAAGAAAACGACCAGGGCGTTTACATGATTGATGACGTCAACTACGCACTCCCCCTCGGCCCGATCGGCAGGATCGCTCACGCACTCTACGTCAAAAAACAGCTTCAGCACATCTTTGACGAACGCTATCGACTGGCGGAAGAAATCTTCAACGCATAA